A window from Mycobacterium saskatchewanense encodes these proteins:
- a CDS encoding APC family permease yields MTAHDSFADDHTYDKSLRWWDGFTISLSIPAALFVGMGYAIGLIGAWTTVVLLGIVAVQACLQNFVYSEMASMFADKVGGISMYAHQGWRRHSTLVGPLATYGYWFAWSSSLAIYGLQIGKLVQSEWFPEQTWTFSTGLATVGLPHMIGLGVLVLGWALNVLGMRPAMWIMYATGILVLIPIVVFAASPLLSSQWSISKLHWDLAASGEPGWRTALAWMFVLAWSGYGIEAVASFVPEFRDTVRDSRIALRLAGLFIIVVYTLVPFGVGGIVDQADVAANPVTFYLRLFGSLFRGGDVVMTICMIAGLLLLMVMTTADGGRVLHGSAREGLTIKQLGELNRFKVPGRAMSLDLVVNVILILFVGEALAVIVAGILGYILCHIFSLTGFLHLRRDQPDAPRPIKLGRRWIYIAAALVVIDTAMLVVGAFSASITGYGTTKDLIVGVVVLSMSIVLYAYRRLVQDRQPWVWREPAVASEVDGTSVPLVSP; encoded by the coding sequence ATGACCGCACACGACTCGTTCGCCGACGACCACACCTACGACAAGAGCCTTAGGTGGTGGGACGGCTTCACGATCAGTCTGTCCATCCCAGCTGCCCTGTTTGTCGGTATGGGCTATGCCATCGGCTTGATCGGTGCGTGGACCACGGTGGTACTGCTGGGGATCGTCGCCGTGCAGGCTTGCCTCCAGAACTTTGTGTACTCGGAAATGGCCAGCATGTTCGCCGACAAGGTCGGCGGTATCTCGATGTACGCCCACCAGGGTTGGCGCAGACATTCCACACTGGTGGGTCCGCTCGCAACCTATGGCTACTGGTTTGCGTGGTCGAGTTCGCTCGCCATCTATGGTCTGCAGATCGGCAAGCTGGTGCAGTCCGAGTGGTTCCCCGAGCAAACGTGGACGTTTTCCACCGGGCTTGCGACGGTCGGGCTTCCGCACATGATCGGGCTCGGTGTCCTGGTACTGGGCTGGGCCCTCAACGTGCTGGGCATGCGCCCTGCGATGTGGATCATGTACGCCACGGGGATCCTGGTGCTTATCCCGATCGTGGTGTTCGCCGCTTCTCCGCTGCTCTCCAGCCAGTGGTCGATAAGCAAATTGCATTGGGATCTCGCCGCCAGCGGGGAACCCGGGTGGCGCACAGCACTCGCCTGGATGTTCGTGCTCGCCTGGTCCGGATACGGCATTGAGGCGGTCGCGTCCTTCGTCCCTGAATTCCGTGACACTGTCCGCGACAGCCGAATTGCGCTGCGGCTGGCCGGCCTCTTCATCATCGTCGTGTACACGCTGGTCCCCTTCGGCGTCGGTGGCATTGTCGATCAAGCGGACGTCGCGGCGAACCCCGTGACGTTCTACCTCCGCCTGTTCGGCAGCCTCTTCCGGGGCGGGGACGTGGTGATGACGATCTGCATGATCGCGGGACTGCTACTTCTCATGGTGATGACCACCGCCGACGGCGGACGCGTGCTACACGGGAGCGCGCGTGAAGGTCTGACCATCAAGCAGCTCGGCGAACTCAACCGCTTCAAAGTCCCGGGCCGCGCCATGTCGTTGGATTTGGTAGTGAATGTGATCCTGATCCTTTTCGTCGGGGAAGCGCTCGCGGTGATTGTGGCCGGCATCCTCGGTTACATTCTGTGCCATATCTTTTCGCTCACCGGGTTCCTGCACCTGCGTCGCGACCAGCCGGATGCGCCACGCCCCATCAAACTCGGCCGCCGGTGGATCTACATCGCGGCCGCCCTCGTAGTGATCGACACGGCGATGCTCGTGGTCGGTGCGTTCAGCGCGTCGATCACCGGCTACGGCACTACCAAGGATTTAATCGTCGGAGTCGTGGTGCTCTCGATGTCGATTGTGCTCTACGCCTACCGGCGCCTCGTTCAGGATCGCCAGCCATGGGTATGGCGCGAGCCCGCCGTCGCCAGCGAGGTGGACGGGACCAGCGTTCCCCTGGTCTCGCCGTGA
- a CDS encoding Lrp/AsnC family transcriptional regulator, whose product MAQDSLDHLDRAILHQLEEDGRRAFREIARVVGTSEATVRARVKRMQDLEILRIVAFADPKRLSNQQLTIAMLTVDPQHHRDVVAALTKLPQISYVSTLLGRADVCAEIASADNVDLWEFLENEVHTIEGVRSVEAMSVVHVHKLRYVTPPTD is encoded by the coding sequence ATGGCCCAGGACAGTCTCGACCACCTCGACCGCGCGATCCTGCATCAGCTCGAAGAGGACGGCCGACGCGCATTTCGCGAGATCGCCCGAGTGGTGGGCACTTCTGAGGCCACCGTGCGCGCACGCGTGAAGCGCATGCAAGATCTCGAGATCTTGCGGATCGTGGCTTTTGCCGATCCGAAACGTCTGAGCAACCAGCAACTGACCATCGCAATGCTCACGGTGGACCCGCAACACCATCGTGACGTGGTGGCCGCCCTGACGAAATTGCCTCAAATCTCTTATGTCTCCACCCTGCTCGGCCGCGCAGACGTTTGCGCGGAGATCGCCAGTGCCGACAACGTCGACTTGTGGGAGTTCCTGGAGAACGAGGTCCATACGATCGAGGGTGTGCGGTCGGTCGAGGCGATGTCCGTGGTGCATGTGCATAAGCTGCGCTACGTGACGCCACCGACCGACTGA
- a CDS encoding WXG100 family type VII secretion target, with amino-acid sequence MTINYQFGDVDSHGALIRAQAASLEAEHQAIVRDVLAAGDFWGGAGSVACQEFITQLGRNFQVIYEQANSHGQKVQTAGSNMASTDSAVGSSWA; translated from the coding sequence ATGACGATCAATTACCAGTTCGGTGACGTTGACTCCCACGGTGCCCTGATCCGGGCCCAGGCGGCGTCGTTGGAGGCCGAGCACCAGGCCATCGTTCGCGATGTGCTGGCCGCCGGTGACTTCTGGGGCGGCGCCGGTTCGGTCGCCTGCCAGGAGTTCATCACCCAGTTGGGTCGTAACTTCCAGGTGATTTACGAGCAGGCCAACTCCCACGGCCAGAAGGTGCAGACCGCCGGCAGCAACATGGCGAGCACCGACAGCGCCGTCGGGTCCAGCTGGGCCTGA
- a CDS encoding aromatic ring-hydroxylating oxygenase subunit alpha: MSSTSPKEAGRMTVTANSSITKRDLAEAAMRRSWFPVARIRDLDTPQRATLLGTKLVVYRDGRGQVTVQSRRCPHRGADLSRGEVHRDSIACPYHGWEFGSENGACTRIPSLSDQSQIPPRAAIATYSAVERFGHVWTVLEDPIREMYEVEDWGGIDFEWLAADPIDSAVGVGISMENFRDVAHFPFVHKVSMGPTPEVVEPLNVYRDGLNVWMDRPLNAGNGEWAEDGDCMMRYLCSAPGFASITYHYEKLGRRVVVGFPSPVSYEQVKIFWGVANEVGYKGADLEECLRIEEMVYLEDIPIVEHVEPREIPWDAEAQEFSVPADLFTLNYRRSFNELMSRVKDSDARV; encoded by the coding sequence GTGAGCAGCACGTCACCGAAAGAGGCAGGTCGCATGACTGTCACAGCCAATTCCAGCATCACCAAACGCGATCTGGCCGAGGCGGCGATGCGCCGGTCCTGGTTCCCAGTGGCTCGCATCCGCGATCTCGACACCCCGCAGCGCGCGACTCTGCTCGGGACGAAGTTGGTGGTATACCGCGACGGGAGGGGACAGGTAACCGTTCAATCGCGGCGTTGCCCGCACCGTGGCGCCGACCTGTCCCGCGGCGAGGTGCACAGGGACTCGATAGCGTGCCCGTACCACGGGTGGGAGTTCGGCAGCGAGAACGGCGCGTGTACCCGAATCCCTTCCCTGTCAGACCAATCGCAGATCCCACCGCGAGCGGCGATCGCCACCTATTCTGCCGTCGAGCGCTTCGGCCACGTATGGACGGTTCTCGAGGATCCGATCCGCGAGATGTACGAGGTGGAGGACTGGGGCGGAATCGATTTTGAATGGTTAGCCGCCGACCCGATTGATTCCGCTGTCGGCGTGGGTATCTCGATGGAGAACTTCCGCGACGTTGCCCACTTTCCGTTCGTCCATAAGGTGTCTATGGGACCGACCCCCGAGGTGGTGGAACCGTTGAACGTATACCGGGACGGTCTGAACGTCTGGATGGATCGCCCGCTCAACGCCGGCAACGGCGAATGGGCGGAAGACGGTGACTGCATGATGCGTTACCTGTGCTCGGCCCCCGGCTTCGCGTCGATCACATACCACTACGAGAAACTCGGCAGGCGAGTCGTCGTGGGCTTTCCGTCACCCGTTTCCTATGAACAAGTCAAGATCTTCTGGGGAGTCGCCAACGAAGTCGGCTACAAGGGAGCCGATCTCGAGGAGTGCCTGCGGATCGAGGAGATGGTCTACCTGGAGGATATCCCGATCGTGGAGCACGTCGAGCCGCGTGAAATCCCCTGGGATGCCGAGGCTCAGGAGTTTTCGGTGCCCGCGGACTTGTTCACGTTGAACTATCGGCGTTCGTTCAACGAGTTGATGAGTCGGGTGAAAGACAGCGATGCCAGGGTCTGA
- a CDS encoding WXG100 family type VII secretion target encodes MATRFMTDPHAMRAMAGRFEVHAQTVEDEARKMWASSMNIAGAGWSGQAQATSYDTMGQVNQAFRNIVNMLHGVRDGLVRDANNYEQQEQASQQILSS; translated from the coding sequence ATGGCAACTCGGTTCATGACCGACCCGCACGCGATGCGTGCGATGGCCGGTCGTTTCGAAGTGCATGCGCAGACGGTGGAGGACGAGGCCCGCAAGATGTGGGCGTCGTCGATGAACATCGCCGGTGCGGGGTGGAGCGGCCAGGCCCAGGCCACGTCCTACGACACGATGGGGCAGGTCAACCAGGCCTTCCGCAACATTGTGAACATGCTGCACGGGGTTCGCGACGGCTTGGTCCGCGACGCGAACAACTACGAGCAGCAAGAGCAGGCTTCGCAGCAGATCTTGAGCAGCTAG
- a CDS encoding C45 family autoproteolytic acyltransferase/hydolase, translated as MTNRFRSSQTLPYERGAEFGETYAGEVAATVAAYQGLFDRVAGKSVDLKHWGKIAFSRIARYSTELADEITGLAHAAKVPVASIAAINARTEVLAALGRRANGESARAHECSTVVRLRKGRAPLAVQAWDWYADLSDLWLVWEIPRPDGRLVTTVTEYGILGKIGVNNQGLGIHFNILHHRDDGAEIGVPVHILARRILDEARDLNHALTMAAQAAVSASSSLTLVATAGGESAAISVELNPAGVGYALPDADGLLVHTNHFLSTPANLADTELRNGPDTVVRHDMLRRALAGRPEITIHDVLAAMSSHLLGGGGTCCHVDPALPPSAQFQTLATVILEVDAGTLTVHPGGPCTAPAALAAPSAKEKTNAHA; from the coding sequence GTGACAAACCGATTCCGGTCCTCGCAGACACTCCCCTATGAGCGAGGCGCCGAGTTCGGGGAGACGTATGCGGGCGAAGTCGCAGCGACGGTTGCTGCCTACCAGGGGCTATTCGACCGCGTCGCCGGCAAGTCTGTGGACTTGAAGCATTGGGGGAAAATCGCTTTCAGTCGCATCGCGCGGTACTCAACCGAGTTGGCCGACGAGATCACCGGCCTCGCCCACGCGGCGAAAGTTCCGGTCGCCTCCATCGCAGCCATCAACGCTCGTACTGAGGTATTGGCCGCCCTCGGCCGGCGCGCAAACGGCGAATCGGCGCGGGCCCATGAATGCTCGACCGTGGTGCGACTCCGGAAGGGTCGGGCGCCGTTGGCGGTGCAAGCCTGGGATTGGTATGCCGACCTCAGTGACCTGTGGCTCGTGTGGGAAATTCCGCGCCCCGACGGCCGCCTCGTCACCACCGTCACCGAATACGGCATCTTGGGCAAGATCGGCGTCAACAACCAGGGTCTGGGTATCCACTTCAACATCCTGCATCACCGTGACGACGGGGCCGAAATCGGTGTGCCGGTGCATATTTTGGCCCGCAGGATCCTCGACGAAGCCCGCGACCTCAACCACGCACTCACCATGGCGGCTCAAGCGGCGGTGTCCGCCTCCTCTTCGCTCACGCTGGTCGCGACGGCCGGTGGCGAGTCTGCGGCCATCAGCGTGGAACTCAACCCCGCCGGTGTGGGCTACGCATTGCCTGACGCCGACGGACTCCTGGTGCATACCAACCACTTTCTGAGCACGCCGGCCAATCTCGCCGATACCGAACTGCGCAACGGGCCAGATACCGTCGTCCGCCACGACATGCTGCGGCGGGCACTAGCCGGCCGCCCCGAGATCACCATCCACGACGTCCTGGCCGCGATGTCGTCGCATCTGCTGGGCGGCGGCGGCACCTGCTGTCACGTCGATCCCGCGCTGCCGCCGTCCGCCCAGTTCCAAACCCTGGCCACCGTCATCCTCGAGGTTGACGCCGGCACGCTGACCGTCCACCCGGGCGGCCCGTGCACCGCCCCGGCCGCTCTGGCGGCACCATCAGCGAAGGAGAAGACCAATGCCCACGCTTAA
- a CDS encoding PDR/VanB family oxidoreductase, producing MPGSDALTVRVEAARWEAESVTSFEFVSPTGQDLPIWEPGAHIDVYLPSGAVRQYSLCGDPADRTRYRIAVLELRGGRGGSVEAHRELRCGRIIDIGLPRSNFKLVDADRYVFVAGGIGITPILPMIREVDSRGIKWELVYGARSAAHFAFKGELPSDAVRFVAQDTDGLIDIGDVVDNASGAAVYCCGPPALTDALIDSMNRVGRGRDLHLERFGPAPTRSDTPGNSEIELARSGLVVSVPPDQSVLEAVRAAGVECPSSCEMGICGTCETSVLAGEVDHRDSLLTEQERTSGASMLICVSRAKGGGRLVLDI from the coding sequence ATGCCAGGGTCTGACGCCCTGACCGTGCGCGTCGAGGCGGCCCGTTGGGAGGCAGAGTCGGTTACGTCGTTCGAGTTCGTCTCCCCCACGGGCCAAGACCTGCCGATCTGGGAGCCTGGCGCCCACATCGATGTGTACCTGCCCTCCGGGGCGGTACGCCAGTACTCTCTGTGCGGCGACCCGGCCGATCGCACCCGCTATCGCATTGCGGTACTCGAACTGCGAGGTGGCCGCGGGGGCTCGGTCGAGGCGCACCGTGAGCTGCGGTGCGGACGGATTATCGACATCGGTTTGCCACGTTCGAATTTCAAGCTGGTTGACGCCGACCGGTACGTGTTCGTGGCGGGCGGCATTGGCATCACCCCGATCTTGCCGATGATCCGCGAGGTCGACTCGCGTGGCATCAAGTGGGAGCTTGTCTACGGCGCAAGGTCGGCGGCCCATTTCGCGTTCAAAGGCGAACTTCCCAGTGATGCGGTGCGCTTCGTGGCGCAGGACACGGACGGCTTGATCGACATCGGCGACGTCGTCGACAACGCGTCCGGAGCGGCCGTCTACTGCTGTGGCCCCCCGGCCTTGACGGATGCCCTCATCGACTCGATGAACCGCGTCGGTCGCGGCCGCGATCTGCATCTCGAACGTTTCGGCCCCGCGCCCACTCGGTCCGATACCCCGGGGAACTCGGAAATCGAATTGGCCCGCAGCGGTTTGGTGGTTTCGGTCCCACCCGATCAGTCGGTGCTCGAAGCCGTCCGCGCGGCAGGTGTCGAGTGTCCGTCATCGTGTGAGATGGGGATCTGCGGTACCTGCGAAACGTCCGTGCTGGCCGGGGAGGTAGACCACCGTGACAGCCTGTTGACCGAGCAGGAGCGAACCAGCGGCGCCAGCATGTTGATCTGCGTGTCTCGCGCCAAAGGCGGCGGCCGCCTTGTCCTCGACATCTGA
- a CDS encoding PE family protein: MVFVTTQPEALAAAAATLSGIGAGVDSQNAASAAPTTGVVPAAADEVSALTAAQFSAHAQMYQAVSAQAAVIHQMFVNTLGISAFSYDATEAANATGVG, from the coding sequence ATGGTGTTCGTGACTACGCAGCCGGAGGCCTTGGCGGCTGCCGCTGCGACTTTGAGCGGTATCGGGGCGGGGGTTGATTCGCAGAACGCGGCTTCCGCGGCGCCCACGACTGGTGTGGTCCCGGCGGCGGCTGACGAGGTTTCCGCGCTAACCGCGGCACAATTTTCCGCGCACGCACAGATGTACCAGGCGGTGAGCGCCCAGGCGGCGGTGATCCACCAGATGTTCGTGAACACGCTGGGAATCAGTGCGTTTTCGTATGACGCCACTGAGGCCGCCAATGCCACCGGCGTGGGTTAA
- a CDS encoding VOC family protein encodes MPTLKRIDNMDILTHNVDTLVDFYHGVLGLPFYLPYEKDEEWAAIDLGNLTLYIFKSEVGEHPPRRTAVNPENAPGYDSFAFEVDDLDEAEAELDGRVQWVDKRIEWKHPSGTWYRYRPFFDPDGNMLYITEPHVSRTAS; translated from the coding sequence ATGCCCACGCTTAAACGAATCGACAATATGGACATCCTTACTCACAATGTGGACACGCTGGTTGACTTCTACCACGGCGTCCTCGGCCTACCGTTTTACCTACCCTATGAGAAGGACGAGGAGTGGGCCGCAATCGACTTGGGTAACCTCACCCTTTATATCTTCAAATCCGAAGTGGGAGAGCACCCTCCGCGCCGCACCGCGGTCAATCCGGAGAACGCGCCCGGGTACGACTCCTTTGCGTTCGAGGTCGACGACCTCGACGAGGCCGAGGCCGAGCTCGATGGACGGGTGCAGTGGGTCGACAAGCGCATCGAGTGGAAGCACCCCAGTGGCACCTGGTACCGCTACCGTCCTTTCTTCGATCCCGACGGCAACATGCTCTACATCACCGAACCGCACGTGTCTCGGACGGCCTCATGA
- a CDS encoding PPE family protein, giving the protein MLDYAALPPEINSARMYLGAGSEPLITAAATWDRLASELTSAATSHQSVISELTSGPWLGPSSASMTAAALAYVEWMTTTAAQAEQTADQARSAAAAYEAAFAATVPPPLIAANRTLLASLVATNIIGQNGAAIAAAEAQYAEMWAQDAAAMYRYAAGSAAATTLTAFTAAPQTTTNSSAPAAQAAAAGTQASSAAGQSLLSQVPAALQSLLGGGTNPLQALADLINEFNATPLGSALSPFLESVGLDNTFLSGVTFFASGPLFMLGPLMSLALPNLGVNGGLVAAAATSVTAAPDAVAGLANSSGAGTGPVSLVGADVSAKLGRAASVGGLAVPQAWGSAAPEIRLVGKPLPMPGLDALPEAGAAGPGGWFGGMPPVASVVNAPRSGASYRPETRRKVVAQMPGEESVTPAAIQSREPMPERRGLEGEAAMSERERFDLERLRDELADLVMERDAAARLIKEAIRP; this is encoded by the coding sequence ATGCTGGATTATGCGGCGTTGCCGCCGGAGATCAACTCCGCGCGGATGTACTTAGGAGCCGGTTCGGAGCCGCTGATTACGGCCGCGGCAACCTGGGACCGGTTGGCTTCCGAGTTGACGTCGGCGGCGACCTCCCATCAATCGGTGATCTCCGAGCTGACAAGCGGGCCCTGGTTGGGCCCGTCGTCGGCATCGATGACCGCCGCAGCCCTGGCGTACGTGGAGTGGATGACGACCACCGCAGCGCAGGCTGAACAGACCGCGGACCAGGCGCGTTCGGCGGCCGCGGCATACGAGGCCGCTTTCGCGGCCACGGTGCCGCCGCCGCTGATCGCGGCCAACCGGACGCTGTTGGCGTCGCTGGTGGCCACCAACATCATTGGCCAAAACGGCGCAGCCATCGCCGCCGCCGAAGCCCAGTACGCCGAAATGTGGGCGCAAGACGCCGCTGCGATGTATCGATATGCCGCCGGCTCAGCGGCCGCGACGACGCTGACCGCGTTCACTGCGGCGCCGCAGACCACCACCAACTCGTCCGCGCCGGCCGCCCAAGCTGCCGCGGCGGGCACGCAGGCCAGTTCGGCCGCCGGCCAGTCGCTGCTGTCCCAGGTGCCGGCGGCGCTGCAAAGCCTATTGGGCGGCGGTACCAACCCCCTGCAGGCGCTGGCCGACTTGATCAACGAGTTCAATGCCACCCCCTTGGGTAGCGCGCTTTCCCCGTTCCTGGAATCTGTCGGGTTGGACAACACATTCCTCAGTGGCGTTACGTTCTTCGCTTCCGGTCCCCTGTTCATGCTGGGCCCGCTGATGTCGTTGGCGCTGCCGAATCTGGGAGTCAACGGGGGGCTGGTCGCGGCGGCTGCGACTTCGGTGACCGCGGCACCGGACGCCGTGGCGGGCTTGGCGAACTCGTCGGGGGCCGGAACGGGTCCGGTGAGCCTGGTAGGAGCCGACGTGTCGGCGAAGTTGGGTCGCGCCGCATCCGTCGGAGGTCTCGCGGTGCCGCAGGCTTGGGGCAGTGCTGCGCCGGAGATTCGACTCGTCGGAAAACCGCTGCCGATGCCCGGTCTGGACGCGTTGCCCGAAGCGGGGGCGGCCGGCCCGGGTGGCTGGTTTGGCGGTATGCCTCCCGTGGCCAGCGTGGTCAACGCACCCCGAAGCGGCGCGTCATACCGTCCCGAGACTCGGCGCAAGGTGGTTGCCCAGATGCCCGGGGAGGAGTCCGTCACGCCAGCGGCCATCCAAAGTCGCGAGCCGATGCCGGAGCGGCGTGGCCTGGAGGGCGAAGCCGCGATGAGTGAACGCGAGCGTTTCGATCTGGAGCGACTACGCGACGAGCTAGCCGATTTGGTCATGGAACGGGACGCCGCCGCGCGGCTGATCAAGGAAGCGATTAGGCCATGA
- a CDS encoding polysaccharide deacetylase family protein, giving the protein MHRFPGDNSVAVSLTFDVDAEAGWLGEGAEYERRLTILSEGRYGVVRGIPRILELLGRQHIPATFFVPGYTAEHHPGLVDRLLEAGHEVAHHGYLHLRSDKASAQSQADEIERGLEVFEQIGVPKPRGYRSTSWELTPETFELLVKFGFVYDSSCMGDDRPYIERWGDLQILEIPVHWSLDDWPRFGWNIDGGGNVADPDELRRTWIAEFESARAERRHTSFTMHPEVIGRPYRLAQLERVVEHIVASGDVWFARMDQVAEYAAPSLGVAVKSQP; this is encoded by the coding sequence TTGCACCGCTTCCCCGGCGACAACAGTGTCGCCGTTTCGCTGACGTTCGACGTCGACGCCGAAGCAGGCTGGCTCGGCGAGGGCGCGGAGTACGAGCGCAGGCTCACGATCCTTTCCGAGGGGCGTTACGGGGTGGTGCGCGGCATTCCGAGGATCTTGGAACTGCTTGGACGCCAACATATTCCAGCGACCTTCTTTGTGCCGGGCTATACCGCCGAACATCACCCCGGGCTGGTGGACAGGTTGCTCGAAGCCGGCCACGAGGTGGCTCACCACGGGTACCTGCACCTGCGTAGCGATAAGGCGTCCGCGCAGTCCCAAGCCGACGAGATCGAGCGTGGTCTGGAGGTTTTCGAACAAATCGGCGTTCCCAAGCCCCGCGGCTACCGCTCCACCTCCTGGGAGCTGACACCGGAAACCTTCGAGCTGCTGGTGAAATTCGGCTTCGTCTACGACTCCAGCTGCATGGGTGATGATCGTCCGTACATTGAGCGCTGGGGCGATCTCCAGATTCTGGAGATTCCAGTGCACTGGTCACTGGACGACTGGCCCCGATTCGGCTGGAACATCGACGGCGGTGGCAATGTCGCCGACCCGGATGAGTTGCGCCGCACCTGGATCGCCGAATTCGAGTCGGCACGCGCCGAGCGGCGCCACACGAGCTTCACGATGCATCCCGAGGTTATCGGCCGGCCCTATCGACTCGCTCAACTCGAGCGAGTCGTGGAACACATCGTCGCATCGGGGGATGTCTGGTTCGCCAGAATGGACCAAGTCGCCGAGTACGCGGCGCCGTCGCTGGGCGTGGCGGTGAAATCCCAGCCGTGA
- a CDS encoding SDR family NAD(P)-dependent oxidoreductase, with translation MSGLPTTSLAGRTAFVTGAARGMGATHAATLADRGADLLIADLDTNELEVVAKEIRADTGRQVHTLTLDVTTPDAGTRVCDRARQVFGGLDIVVHNAGIVHDWKTLADTPAAHLQPYLDVNVLGPYEITRTLFPLLKNSTAGRVIFISSQWGQVPDGHSYGYMVSKAAQLGLMKALAIEMVPHRILVNAIAPGAIQTRMVPQDVYEAELAAVPLGRLGDPAEISAAVAFLASDAAGFITGQTLAVNGGALIPAA, from the coding sequence ATGAGCGGGCTGCCGACGACGAGCCTGGCCGGACGGACCGCGTTCGTCACGGGCGCCGCCCGCGGAATGGGAGCAACTCATGCCGCCACCTTGGCCGACCGGGGCGCCGACCTGCTGATCGCCGACCTTGATACGAACGAACTTGAGGTGGTGGCCAAAGAGATCCGTGCTGACACCGGCCGACAAGTGCATACCTTGACGCTCGACGTCACCACACCGGATGCCGGGACGCGCGTGTGTGACCGCGCTCGGCAGGTGTTCGGCGGTCTCGACATCGTGGTGCACAACGCCGGCATCGTCCACGACTGGAAGACGCTGGCCGATACCCCGGCCGCGCACCTGCAGCCCTACCTCGACGTCAACGTCCTGGGCCCTTACGAGATCACCCGGACGTTGTTTCCGCTACTGAAGAACAGCACTGCCGGACGCGTCATCTTCATCTCCTCGCAGTGGGGCCAAGTACCCGACGGCCACTCCTACGGCTACATGGTGTCCAAGGCCGCACAGCTGGGACTGATGAAGGCCCTCGCCATCGAAATGGTTCCGCATCGGATCCTGGTCAACGCGATCGCCCCCGGCGCCATCCAGACCCGGATGGTGCCACAGGATGTCTATGAAGCCGAGTTGGCCGCGGTTCCGCTCGGACGGCTCGGCGACCCCGCCGAGATCTCTGCGGCGGTCGCGTTCCTGGCCAGTGACGCCGCCGGTTTCATCACCGGCCAAACGCTTGCCGTCAACGGCGGTGCCCTTATTCCCGCTGCGTGA